From Deinococcus radiotolerans, one genomic window encodes:
- a CDS encoding PadR family transcriptional regulator codes for MNPDLMRGNLDLILLSILNERPQYGLAIIQEAKSRTDGYFNFKEGSLYPALYRLEKDGLLESEYAELGGHGKPRKYYRLTAAGQAMLARKRREYAAFHRAMGTVTGGDA; via the coding sequence ATGAATCCAGATCTGATGCGCGGGAACCTCGACCTGATCCTGCTGTCCATCCTCAATGAGCGGCCCCAGTACGGCCTGGCCATCATCCAGGAAGCCAAATCCCGCACGGACGGGTATTTCAACTTCAAGGAAGGGAGCCTGTACCCTGCGCTCTACCGCCTGGAGAAAGACGGCTTGTTGGAGAGTGAATACGCCGAACTGGGCGGTCACGGAAAGCCGCGGAAGTACTACCGCCTCACGGCGGCGGGCCAGGCCATGTTGGCGCGCAAACGCAGAGAGTACGCCGCCTTCCACAGGGCCATGGGTACGGTCACCGGCGGAGACGCATGA
- a CDS encoding permease prefix domain 1-containing protein, with protein sequence MNATETHVACPPRLVAYLRRATLGLPASRRQELWDELEDHLLTRTRHLQLLGYAPDDALTRALTELGEPGRVSLGMGRVFHSGKALLTLVALTAGSAYFAMRLTVSSPLPVPVLNLPVSAARPEWCLRGAGPAHPHVMVQSTGLTCATEPRDVLPDHLGRLQVDFSAVQQSMARQGLPARIGPRGALTFTLAGRTQTVPAWAFSHGHAYGRADALLSALRQADPGLTLAQRNGRTTLRTSRLSLTLATGDWNPELSALDLTLAPAVLDHQGPAEAQPR encoded by the coding sequence ATGAACGCCACGGAGACCCACGTGGCGTGCCCGCCCCGGCTCGTCGCCTACCTGCGCCGCGCCACCCTTGGCCTGCCCGCGTCCCGCCGCCAGGAGCTCTGGGACGAACTGGAAGACCATCTCCTGACCCGCACCCGGCACCTGCAACTGCTGGGCTATGCCCCTGATGACGCGCTGACCCGCGCGCTGACCGAACTGGGAGAGCCGGGGCGGGTGAGTCTGGGCATGGGCCGCGTGTTCCACAGCGGCAAGGCGCTGCTGACCCTCGTGGCCCTCACGGCGGGCAGTGCGTACTTCGCCATGAGATTGACTGTGTCGTCGCCTCTCCCGGTACCGGTCCTCAACCTGCCGGTCAGCGCCGCCCGTCCAGAGTGGTGTCTGCGGGGTGCAGGACCGGCACACCCGCACGTCATGGTGCAGTCGACCGGCCTCACCTGCGCCACCGAACCGCGCGACGTTCTTCCAGACCACCTCGGCAGGCTTCAGGTCGATTTCAGTGCCGTTCAGCAGAGCATGGCGCGTCAGGGTCTTCCCGCCCGGATCGGCCCCCGCGGGGCCTTGACCTTCACGCTGGCCGGGCGCACGCAGACGGTTCCCGCGTGGGCGTTCAGCCACGGTCACGCCTACGGACGGGCGGACGCCCTCCTCTCCGCCCTGCGTCAGGCCGATCCTGGACTCACCCTGGCCCAGCGGAACGGCCGCACCACCTTGCGCACCAGCCGCCTGTCCCTGACCCTGGCCACCGGAGACTGGAACCCCGAGCTCAGCGCGCTGGACCTGACCCTCGCCCCGGCTGTGCTGGACCACCAGGGGCCGGCTGAGGCGCAACCCCGGTGA
- a CDS encoding ABC transporter permease: MTDRPILTALACTLLALVVGVSAWLAWPTGRAYSYLNDPRTVYQLTKNPDLAALKAGVRPSAVRYPVTETIGALQAHFGNRAWVYAMPTGSMQESVRLGDRTARKLGFVAALGHYPEARHLTLLAGRDARPNTAEIVLTETAARQLIDPPSALVGQVVILNEDVSPEPLTVVGIVSPSPWRGWQDPDEGGYRRLDPNAPGLDELTTSLIDFQTVPLSVVFNEEPSASDVAWLTAYQRERLPGLDLVPPPGDTAGTALLRARLHDRQVALPTLAAVLVGSGLLSLCTLTLSRLLRRRSLLGVDLALGGRRVHLLGGLLGRTLLPALLGSVLGAALVTRLPDLLPGTVFSPAPREVLLLALLTAPLTLTLLTLLIGLGVLRAPALELLRGSRPGQFVTPLLLGLGLALTLALGGVFSALGVRERLDAQAGRVKSEFGRVLEISSTGNPDSRRGVSSRVTMRRMDAADVAALATHPAVEAVGVGERINGNLTVKGKDIFIGRMVTGDPALLKVLDVRLVEGQSGGCLFSTSLAAEQGLRVGDTVTVPGRQGVTLPCPVTGLYAPPDPLKIFVMADYPEVIVPSQTGLLPQQGPLPGQEGTVPEFTGGPLKTTTLLLRLNQDPTPQVTGQLQAVLQAREPGLVFQLRPYTPSIDRLLASLRTQSQLFLTLAAVAGAVNVLGLLGGFLAYLDATRFRIALDRAQGLTLGQLTRRWARGGLTLGAAATLGALLLATRLTPPLYNAFSLDAPTTLENSLLPSAVPTLPGPLTLLLGAGALTLGRRWLARQSLTDLLKAGS, from the coding sequence GTGACCGACCGACCGATCCTGACTGCCCTGGCCTGCACGCTGCTGGCGCTGGTGGTGGGGGTGAGCGCGTGGCTGGCCTGGCCGACCGGACGCGCGTACTCGTACCTGAACGACCCGCGAACGGTGTACCAGCTGACCAAAAATCCGGACCTCGCCGCGTTAAAGGCCGGCGTGCGGCCCAGCGCCGTGAGGTACCCCGTGACCGAGACCATCGGGGCGCTCCAGGCGCACTTCGGGAACCGGGCATGGGTGTATGCCATGCCGACCGGCAGCATGCAGGAGAGCGTGCGCCTGGGGGACCGCACCGCCCGCAAACTCGGCTTCGTGGCGGCGCTCGGCCACTACCCGGAGGCGCGCCACCTGACGCTGCTGGCCGGTCGTGACGCGCGGCCGAACACCGCGGAGATCGTCCTCACCGAGACCGCCGCGCGGCAACTGATCGATCCGCCCAGCGCCCTGGTCGGACAGGTGGTCATCCTGAACGAGGACGTCAGTCCAGAGCCCCTCACCGTCGTGGGCATCGTCTCACCCAGTCCCTGGCGGGGCTGGCAGGACCCGGATGAGGGCGGGTACCGGCGCCTTGACCCGAACGCGCCGGGCCTGGACGAGCTGACGACCAGCCTGATCGACTTTCAGACCGTGCCGCTCTCCGTCGTGTTCAACGAGGAGCCGAGCGCCTCCGACGTGGCGTGGCTGACGGCCTACCAACGCGAGCGTCTCCCTGGGCTGGATCTGGTGCCCCCGCCGGGCGATACCGCCGGGACGGCGCTGCTGCGGGCGCGGCTGCACGACCGTCAGGTGGCGCTGCCCACGTTGGCGGCCGTGCTGGTCGGCTCCGGCCTGCTGTCGCTGTGCACGCTGACGCTGTCCCGACTGCTGCGGCGCCGTTCGCTCCTGGGCGTGGATCTGGCCCTCGGGGGGCGGCGCGTGCACCTGCTGGGCGGACTGCTGGGGCGGACCCTGCTGCCCGCGCTGCTGGGCTCGGTCCTGGGTGCCGCCCTGGTCACCCGGCTGCCGGACCTGCTGCCGGGCACGGTCTTCTCGCCCGCGCCACGCGAGGTGCTGCTGCTGGCGCTGCTGACCGCGCCGCTCACGTTGACCCTGCTGACGCTGCTGATCGGGCTGGGCGTGCTGCGCGCGCCGGCGCTGGAACTCCTGCGCGGCTCACGGCCCGGGCAGTTCGTGACCCCGCTGCTGCTGGGCCTGGGGCTCGCCCTGACCCTCGCGCTGGGCGGCGTGTTCAGCGCTCTGGGCGTACGGGAGCGGCTGGACGCCCAGGCGGGCCGGGTGAAGAGCGAGTTCGGACGGGTGCTGGAAATCTCCTCGACCGGCAACCCGGACAGCCGCAGGGGCGTCAGCAGCCGCGTCACCATGCGCCGGATGGACGCGGCTGACGTGGCTGCCCTGGCCACACATCCGGCGGTGGAGGCCGTCGGTGTCGGGGAGCGGATCAACGGCAACCTGACCGTAAAGGGCAAGGACATCTTCATCGGGCGGATGGTGACCGGCGACCCGGCCCTCTTGAAGGTGCTGGACGTTCGCCTGGTGGAAGGCCAGTCGGGCGGCTGCCTGTTCTCCACCAGCCTGGCGGCCGAGCAGGGCCTCCGCGTGGGCGACACGGTGACCGTGCCCGGCAGACAGGGCGTGACGCTGCCCTGCCCGGTCACCGGTCTCTACGCCCCACCCGACCCGCTGAAGATCTTCGTGATGGCCGATTACCCTGAAGTCATCGTGCCCAGCCAGACCGGCCTGCTGCCCCAGCAGGGCCCCCTCCCCGGTCAGGAAGGGACGGTGCCCGAGTTCACCGGCGGGCCGCTCAAGACCACCACGCTGCTCCTGCGCCTGAACCAGGACCCCACGCCGCAGGTCACCGGGCAGCTGCAAGCCGTCCTGCAGGCCCGTGAACCCGGCCTGGTGTTCCAGCTGCGCCCCTACACACCGTCCATCGACCGCCTGCTGGCCAGCCTGCGGACCCAGAGCCAGCTTTTCCTGACCCTGGCGGCGGTGGCGGGCGCGGTCAACGTGCTGGGCCTGCTGGGCGGCTTCCTGGCGTACCTAGACGCCACGCGGTTCCGCATCGCGCTGGACCGGGCGCAGGGCCTGACCCTGGGGCAGCTCACGCGCCGCTGGGCGCGGGGCGGGTTGACGCTGGGCGCCGCCGCCACGCTGGGTGCGCTGCTGCTCGCCACCCGCCTGACCCCCCCGCTGTACAACGCCTTCTCGCTGGACGCGCCGACGACCCTGGAAAACAGCCTGCTCCCCAGCGCCGTCCCCACCCTGCCCGGCCCGCTCACCCTGCTGCTGGGGGCCGGCGCGTTGACCCTGGGCCG